The following proteins come from a genomic window of Sebastes fasciatus isolate fSebFas1 chromosome 6, fSebFas1.pri, whole genome shotgun sequence:
- the p2rx4b gene encoding P2X purinoceptor 4b: MGKSAGGCHSYLHYMFDYETPKTLVIPHLGAGFVFRFTQLLVLLYVVGYVCVVQKAYQETDSIISSVTTKVKGFAFTNTSDYDPRLWDVADYVIPSQGDNSFFILTNVVFTPGQTQSRCPELPNPSTTCVDDCDCIEGHSDPRGNGIQTGLCENYSTTVRTCEVFSWCPLEIDTKLPEHALLDAAENFTVLIKNSITYPKFNFHRRNIRSHVNSSYLQRCEFNRATDPDCPIFRLKHIVSEAGEEFQDMAVKGGVLGIIIDWSCDLDWWAGKCYPKYSFRRLDSKHPVNNVATGYNFRFAKYYKTQDGEETRTMIKAYGIRFDVIVFGTAGKFGIAPTIVNLGAALSFLSLVPLVCDWFMVTCMRKRDLYIKQKVTYLSEDAGTE; this comes from the exons ATGGGCAAGAGTGCAGGCGGCTGCCACAGCTATCTGCATTACATGTTTGATTATGAAACACCAAAAACACTTGTTATTCCCCATCTAGGGGCAGGATTTGTCTTCAGATTCACCCAGCTTCTGGTGTTGCTGTATGTGGTGGG GTATGTGTGCGTGGTGCAGAAGGCCTACCAGGAGACAGACTCTATCATCAGCAGCGTCACCACCAAAGTCAAAGGTTTTGCCTTCACCAACACATCTGACTACGACCCCCGGCTTTGGGATGTGGCTGATTATGTAATCCCGTCTCAG GGCgataattcattttttattttaaccaaTGTGGTTTTCACCCCCGGTCAAACTCAGTCACGTTGTCCTGAG CTTCCAAACCCATCAACTACTTGTGTGGATGACTGTGACTGCATCGAGGGACACAGCGATCCTCGAGGCAACG GTATACAGACAGGGCTGTGTGAGAACTATTCCACCACTGTCCGGACCTGTGAAGTGTTCTCATGGTGTCCTCTTGAAATAGACACTAAGCTGCCCGA ACATGCACTGCTGGATGCAGCAGAGAACTTCACTGTGTTGATCAAAAACAGCATCACATACCCCAAGTTCAACTTTCACAG AAGAAACATACGATCACATGTTAACTCCTCATACCTGCAGAGGTGTGAATTCAATCGTGCAACAGACCCCGACTGCCCCATATTCCGCCTCAAACACATCGTTTCAGAGGCTGGAGAGGAATTTCAAGACATGGCTGTGAAG GGTGGTGTCCTCGGTATTATTATTGACTGGAGCTGTGACCTGGACTGGTGGGCAGGGAAATGTTACCCCAAGTACAGCTTCCGAAGGCTGGACAGCAAACATCCTGTCAATAATGTGGCTACTGGATACAACTTCAG GTTTGCAAAATACTACAAGACCCAAGATGGAGAGGAAACGAGAACCATGATCAAAGCATACGGGATCCGGTTTGACGTCATTGTGTTTGGAACT GCAGGAAAATTTGGAATTGCACCAACCATAGTGAACTTGGGTGCAGCCTTATCATTCCTCAGTTTG GTCCCCCTGGTTTGTGACTGGTTTATGGTGACATGCATGAGAAAAAGAGATCTTTACATCAAACAGAAAGTCACATATCTGAGTGAGGATGCAGGCACTGAATAA
- the zbtb26 gene encoding zinc finger and BTB domain-containing protein 26 produces the protein MAQNQVILQFRFATFGDSMLQKMNLLRHQRRFCDVTVRINQLEVPGHKVVFAAGSSFLRDQFILQQDSREVQISMIQEAEVGRQLLLSCYTGQLEFPELELVHYLTVASFLQMGHIVEQCTQALNKFIKPQSARKLEVDVGLRREKKEEGLSSPREQERSQVRTVHQEEEEEVVPVGDDNNVDGDDDDDVIIQPMSPLQIVGRRPKQGVVESDIAIVKVESVSDEVENSITGHFPTSPPPALHSPEPQHSLINSTVDSRGSEMAVAPGVAGYPLSPPPPSPPAEKHSVHQRNYDKPLQWYHQCPKCSRVFRQLENYANHLKMHKLFMCLLCGKTFTQKGNLHRHMRVHAGIKPFQCKICGKTFTQKCSLLDHLNLHSGDKPHRCNYCDMVFAHKPVLRKHLKQIHGKNSFDNANEGNLHDGGLDFDFGQI, from the coding sequence ATGGCCCAGAACCAGGTGATCCTGCAGTTCCGCTTCGCCACGTTTGGCGACTCCATGCTGCAGAAGATGAACCTCCTACGACACCAGAGGCGCttctgtgatgtcactgtgcGCATCAACCAGCTGGAGGTGCCTGGTCACAAGGTAGTGTTTGCCGCCGGCTCCTCTTTCTTGAGGGACCAGTTCATCCTTCAGCAGGACTCCAGGGAGGTCCAGATCTCCATGATCCAGGAGGCGGAGGTGGGCCGGCAGCTGCTGTTATCCTGTTACACGGGTCAGCTGGAGTTTCCCGAGCTGGAGCTTGTGCATTACCTGACAGTGGCCAGCTTCCTCCAAATGGGCCACATTGTGGAGCAGTGCACCCAAGCTCTCAACAAGTTCATCAAACCTCAGTCTGCACGCAAGCTGGAGGTGGATGTGGGTCTgaggagggagaagaaggaggagggttTATCGTCCCCGAGAGAGCAAGAGCGCTCTCAGGTTCGGACTGTccatcaggaggaggaggaggaagtagTGCCGGTTGGGGATGACAACAATGTCGATGGTGACGACGACGACGATGTGATCATACAGCCGATGTCCCCCCTTCAGATCGTAGGCAGACGTCCGAAGCAGGGTGTGGTGGAGAGTGATATTGCGATAGTGAAAGTGGAGTCTGTGTCTGACGAAGTGGAAAACTCCATCACTGGTCACTTCCCCACCAGCCCGCCTCCTGCCCTCCACTCTCCTGAGCCCCAGCACTCCCTCATCAACTCCACTGTGGACAGTCGTGGCAGTGAGATGGCGGTTGCGCCTGGCGTGGCTGGATACCCTCTGAGCCCCCCTCCTCCGTCCCCTCCTGCAGAGAAACACAGTGTGCACCAGAGGAACTACGACAAACCTCTCCAGTGGTACCACCAGTGCCCCAAGTGCTCCCGGGTCTTCCGCCAGCTGGAGAACTACGCCAACCACCTCAAGATGCACAAGCTGTTCATGTGCCTGCTGTGCGGCAAGACCTTCACGCAGAAGGGCAACCTGCACCGGCACATGCGCGTCCACGCCGGCATCAAGCCCTTCCAGTGTAAAATCTGCGGCAAGACCTTCACCCAAAAGTGTTCTTTGCTGGATCACCTAAACCTGCACAGCGGGGACAAGCCGCACCGCTGCAACTACTGTGACATGGTCTTCGCTCACAAACCAGTTCTCCGCAAGCACCTCAAACAGATCCACGGGAAGAACAGCTTTGACAACGCAAACGAAGGCAACCTGCACGACGGGGGGCTTGACTTTGATTTTGGCCAAATATGA